One Rosa chinensis cultivar Old Blush chromosome 5, RchiOBHm-V2, whole genome shotgun sequence genomic region harbors:
- the LOC112167497 gene encoding LOW QUALITY PROTEIN: cellulose synthase-like protein E1 (The sequence of the model RefSeq protein was modified relative to this genomic sequence to represent the inferred CDS: inserted 1 base in 1 codon) yields the protein MGEERYLPLFETTNAKGKVLYRFSAVSVSVGICLISVYRVTHIPKAGEDGRFGWMLLFAAELWFAFYWFLTQALRWSRINRQTFKDRLSERYENELPGVDIFVCTADPIIEPPIMVMNTVLSVMAYDYPAEKLSVYLSDDGGSEFTYYAFLEAAEFAKHWIPYCKKYSVEPRSPAAYFVSTASDDQSQNQKQTRDLAVIKKLYEAMAAKIGNAVNLGRISEEVRSKHKGFSRWDSYSSKRDHETILQIVIDGRDPNARDVEGCVLPTLVYLAREKRPQIHHNFKAGAMNALIRVSSNISNGKLILNVDCDMYSNNSKAIRDALCFLMDEEQGHEIAYVQFPQNFDNLTKNELYASLRVYFEVEFHGLDNYWGTSYIGSGCFHRRETLCGKKFSKVNKSEMKWEDKKVKKXGIHELEESSKSLASCTYEENTQWGKEMGLKYGCPVEDVITGLLIQCRGWKSVYCNPTRKAFLGLAPTTLLQALVQHKRWSEGHLQITLSKYSVVWYGRGRIGLGHQLGYLRYNLWAANCWATLIYSTLPSLYLLRGTSLFPQISSRWIIPFAFVIIAKNIGSFVEFLWCGGTSLGWWNDQRIWLYQGTTSYLFAFIDTIVHYLGYIDSAFVITAKVADEDVSERYEKEIMEFGGSSPMFTVLATLALLNLYCFAWFLKAATTGTKGIAEVYETMSLQILLCVVLIVINLPLYEALYLRKDKGKLPSSVAFKSMAFAGFACICFKFLY from the exons ATGGGAGAGGAAAGATATTTACCACTATTTGAGACAACGAACGCAAAGGGAAAAGTCCTCTATAGGTTTTCTGCAGTGTCTGTATCTGTTGGAATATGTTTGATTTCGGTTTATAGAGTGACTCATATACCAAAAGCTGGAGAAGATGGAAGATTTGGTTGGATGTTGTTGTTCGCCGCTGAGTTATGGTTCGCTTTTTACTGGTTCCTCACTCAAGCCCTTCGGTGGAGCCGCATCAACCGGCAAACCTTCAAGGACAGGCTCTCTGAAAG ATATGAGAATGAGTTGCCGGGGGTGGACATATTCGTGTGCACAGCGGATCCCATCATAGAGCCGCCGATTATGGTGATGAACACTGTTCTGTCGGTCATGGCTTATGACTATCCGGCGGAGAAGCTCAGCGTGTATCTTTCTGACGATGGCGGCTCAGAGTTTACGTACTATGCTTTTTTGGAAGCTGCTGAGTTTGCCAAGCATTGGATACCCTATTGCAAGAAGTACAGTGTGGAGCCAAGATCACCCGCCGCTTATTTTGTCTCAACAGCTTCTGATGATCAAAGTCAGAATCAGAAACAGACCAGGGATTTAGCTGTAATTAAG AAATTATACGAGGCCATGGCGGCCAAAATTGGAAATGCAGTGAACCTAGGCCGCATTTCAGAAGAAGTGAGATCAAAACATAAAGGCTTTTCTCGATGGGACTCATATTCATCAAAACGTGACCATGAAACCATTCTTCAA ATAGTAATTGATGGGAGAGACCCAAATGCAAGAGATGTTGAAGGGTGTGTGTTGCCAACTTTGGTGTATTTGGCTCGGGAGAAGAGACCCCAGATTCACCATAACTTCAAAGCTGGTGCTATGAATGCTCTG ATTAGGGTATCGTCAAATATAAGCAATGGGAAGTTGATTCTTAATGTAGACTGTGACATGTATTCAAACAACTCGAAGGCCATAAGGGATGCACTCTGCTTCTTAATGGATGAAGAACAAGGCCATGAGATTGCATACGTACAGTTCCCGCAGAATTTCGATAACCTTACCAAGAATGAATTATACGCTTCATTACGAGTATATTTCGAG GTGGAATTCCATGGTCTGGATAATTATTGGGGGACATCATATATTGGAAGTGGATGCTTTCACAGAAGAGAAACTCTTTGTGGGAAGAAATTCAGCAAGGTAAATAAGAGTGAGATGAAATGGGAGGACAAAAAGGTGAAGA TTGGCATTCATGAATTAGAAGAAAGTTCAAAAAGTCTTGCGAGTTGTACATATGAAGAGAACACACAATGGGGAAAAGAG ATGGGTTTGAAATATGGGTGTCCGGTTGAAGATGTGATAACGGGGTTATTGATCCAATGCCGAGGATGGAAATCAGTGTATTGCAATCCAACAAGGAAAGCTTTCTTAGGATTAGCTCCTACCACATTGCTTCAGGCACTTGTGCAGCATAAGAGATGGTCGGAAGGCCACCTTCAGATTACGCTGTCTAAGTACAGTGTTGTATGGTATGGCCGTGGAAGGATTGGTTTAGGCCATCAACTTGGATACCTTCGCTACAACTTATGGGCTGCTAATTGCTGGGCAACACTAATTTACTCAACTCTTCCTTCACTTTACCTCCTTAGAGGCACGTCCTTATTTCCTCAG ATTTCAAGCAGATGGATTATACCATTTGCATTTGTTATAATTGCTAAGAACATTGGGAGCTTTGTGGAGTTTCTATGGTGTGGAGGCACGAGCTTAGGTTGGTGGAACGACCAACGTATATGGCTTTACCAGGGAACAACCTCATACTTATTTGCCTTCATCGACACCATTGTACACTACCTCGGATACATAGATTCAGCATTTGTAATAACAGCCAAGGTGGCCGATGAAGACGTGTCCGAACGATATGAGAAAGAAATCATGGAATTCGGGGGCTCGTCTCCAATGTTTACCGTGCTGGCAACACTTGCATTGCTCAATCTGTACTGCTTTGCCTGGTTTCTGAAGGCAGCAACCACTGGAACAAAGGGTATTGCAGAGGTTTATGAGACAATGTCCTTGCAGATTCTTCTATGTGTGGTTTTGATTGTCATTAACCTACCGTTGTACGAAGCCCTATACCTAAGGAAGGACAAGGGGAAGTTGCCGAGCTCTGTAGCATTTAAGTCGATGGCATTTGCTGGATTTGCTTGCATATGTTTTAAATTTCTATATTAA
- the LOC112164276 gene encoding low molecular weight phosphotyrosine protein phosphatase-like, whose translation MQCGNITEFNVQIMKQVWIPVAEGVFKDLVKKTGLDSKFKIDSAGTINYHEGNQADPRMKAATKRHGIEITSLSRPIKVPDFQDFDVILEMDKQNRADILEAFNRWKFREPLLVSKVLAFHLNTKTLPKVMCSPR comes from the exons ATGCAGTGTGGGAACATCACTGAGTTTAATGTGCAGATCATGAAGCAG GTCTGGATTCCAGTTGCTGAAGGAGTCTTCAAGGACTTGGTCAAGAAAACGGGTCTGGATTCCAAGTTCAAGATTGACTCTGCTGGCACCATTAATTACCATGAG GGAAATCAAGCGGACCCAAGAATGAAGGCAGCAACTAAAAGGCATGGGATTGAGATAACATCTTTGTCCAGGCCAATCAAGGTGCCTGATTTTCAAGATTTCGATGTTATTCTTGAAATGGACAAGCAAAACCGAG CTGATATTTTGGAGGCATTTAATCGATGGAAATTTAGAGAACCACTGTTAGTATCAAAAGTGTTGGCATTCCACTTAAACACAAAAACTCTACCCAAGGTCATGTGCAGCCCAAGATAA
- the LOC112164275 gene encoding uncharacterized protein LOC112164275 codes for MSQYNGLTDPFIHMDTFNKVTNHKGFDDATLCHLFSETLDSEAMSWFFECPPGSIDPFHAPSNAVLSRFILLAAEHHNTSQLFSVKQGAEETLKAFVTRWRAVASRCRDLDKTMALVAFKQGLLKGPFLYHLNYNYPNVAYDHVIREAVLHVLAEFITYGETPPPPPTPAKSTRPSSNQQETTNKTPATPLTDKKREWQQNNYQSKRQKDQHYHSKSNRSSHGDNRSKQTESFKQYAVLTVLTASYEEIYDQCKDQISPPPPRKYPRMGKPRNTCKWCKYHEDSGHNTTNCNALKTAIKTLYRDGKLEQFKVR; via the coding sequence atgtcacagtaCAACGGCCTCACTGATCCCTtcatccatatggacaccttcaacaAAGTCACTAAccacaagggattcgatgacgccaccctctgccacttattCAGTGAGAcgttggatagtgaggcaatgagctggttcttcgagtgcccaCCAGGATCCATCGACCCATTCCATGCACCATCAAACGCTGTCCTGTCGCGGTTCATCCTATTGGCCGCCGAACATCACAACACTAGCCAATTGTTTAGCGTCAAACAGGGCGCAGAGGAAACGCTAAAGGCATTTGTCACTAGGTGGAGAGCAGTGGCATCTCggtgccgcgatcttgataaaacaatggcactGGTAGCCTTtaagcaaggactcctaaagggaccatttctctatcatctcaactaCAATTATCCAAATGTCGCATATGACCACGTCATAAGAGAGGCCGTCCTCCACGTGctggcagaattcatcacatacggagaaaccccaccacctccGCCAACGCCAGCAAAGTCCACTCGGCCTTCCTCCAACCAGCAGGAGACCACTAACAAAACCCCTGCCACACCGCTGACTGACaaaaagagagagtggcaacaaaACAACTACCAaagcaagcggcaaaaggaccaaCATTACCACAGCAAGAGCAATCGCTCATCCCACGGGGATAACCGTAGCAAACAGACGGAGTCCTTCAAGCAGTATGCAGTGTtaacagtcctcacggcctcgtatgaagagataTACGATCAATGCAAGGACCAAATCTCACCGCCACCACCAAGAAAATACCCGAGGATGGGAAAACCGAGGAACACCTGCaagtggtgcaagtaccacgaggacagcggtcacaacacaACCAATTGCAATGCTCTGAAAACGGCAATCAAGACTTTGTATCGAGATGGCAAACTGGAACAGTTCAAGGTACGATAA